Proteins encoded by one window of Cylindrospermum stagnale PCC 7417:
- a CDS encoding aldo/keto reductase, which produces MQHRRFGKTNLHLSVFSLGTMRFLADAENAEETIAKALSLGINHLETARGYGKSEEYLGGALKGGLSVPRTGLHITTKIPPTADADTMRRYIDESLERLNLNYLDCLGIHGLNTWQHLEWVQTKDGCMQAVQEAVADGRVRHVGFSTHAPLEIILAAINTDLFEFVNLHYYYFFQRNAPAIQLAADKDMGVLIISPADKGGKLYTPPQTLKDLCQPYSPLELNYRFLLSDNRITTLSVGPANPEELIDPLRVADSGDNLTSAEKAIFDNLENQQKTALATDKCSQCYACLPCPENINIPEVLRLRNLAVAYNMKDYGQYRYGMFENAGHWFPGMKASRCTECGDCLPRCPENLDIPDLLKDAHERLNGKAGRRLWG; this is translated from the coding sequence ATGCAACACCGTCGTTTTGGAAAAACAAATCTCCACCTCTCGGTTTTTTCCTTGGGAACAATGCGCTTCTTGGCCGATGCCGAAAACGCTGAGGAGACCATTGCCAAAGCCTTGTCTCTAGGAATTAATCATCTAGAAACAGCCAGAGGTTACGGCAAAAGTGAGGAGTATCTTGGTGGGGCGCTAAAAGGTGGGTTGTCAGTACCCCGAACGGGGCTTCACATCACCACCAAAATTCCCCCCACAGCCGATGCTGACACCATGCGTCGGTATATCGATGAATCTCTGGAACGATTGAATCTAAATTATCTAGATTGCTTAGGTATTCATGGCTTGAACACTTGGCAACATTTGGAGTGGGTGCAAACTAAGGACGGCTGTATGCAAGCGGTGCAAGAAGCAGTTGCAGATGGTCGGGTGCGACACGTAGGTTTTTCTACCCACGCACCATTAGAGATAATTTTGGCTGCAATCAATACAGATTTATTTGAATTTGTCAATCTGCATTATTACTATTTTTTCCAACGCAACGCCCCAGCAATTCAACTAGCAGCTGATAAGGACATGGGTGTTTTGATCATTTCCCCCGCAGATAAGGGAGGAAAACTTTACACACCACCCCAAACCCTGAAAGATCTGTGTCAGCCATATTCACCTCTAGAGTTAAACTATCGATTTTTGCTGAGTGACAACCGCATTACTACTCTGAGTGTCGGCCCAGCAAATCCAGAAGAATTAATTGACCCGTTGAGAGTTGCTGACAGTGGTGACAATTTAACATCAGCAGAGAAAGCTATTTTTGATAATTTGGAAAATCAGCAAAAAACTGCTTTAGCAACTGATAAATGTAGTCAGTGTTATGCTTGTTTACCCTGCCCAGAAAATATCAATATCCCTGAAGTATTGAGATTAAGAAATTTAGCAGTAGCTTACAATATGAAAGATTATGGGCAATATCGTTATGGGATGTTTGAAAATGCCGGTCATTGGTTCCCAGGAATGAAAGCAAGCCGCTGTACAGAATGCGGTGATTGTTTACCCAGATGTCCAGAAAATTTAGATATTCCTGATTTGTTAAAAGATGCTCATGAGCGATTAAATGGGAAAGCGGGGAGAAGATTGTGGGGTTAA
- a CDS encoding Uma2 family endonuclease, giving the protein MQITEQRYYTAEEYLELEEAAEYKSEYIDGQIIPMAGGTVNHNRIAGNFYAGLNIAFRQQEYEVFNSDMRLWIPQKRIYTYPDVMIVAGEPEFFNNRQDIILNPQVIIEVLSKSTKAYDREDKFEAYRTIPTFQEYLLIDQNRIHVEQFSKSGKKRWTLCEYDEEDVAIALSSVPFEISLQDLYNKVKFEVVASQGESTDAEGLG; this is encoded by the coding sequence ATGCAAATAACAGAACAGCGATATTACACCGCAGAAGAATATCTGGAATTAGAAGAAGCTGCTGAATACAAAAGCGAATATATTGACGGTCAAATTATTCCTATGGCAGGTGGAACAGTAAATCATAACCGAATCGCAGGTAATTTCTATGCTGGGTTGAACATTGCATTCAGACAGCAAGAATATGAAGTCTTTAACAGCGATATGCGTCTATGGATACCCCAAAAGCGAATCTACACTTATCCAGATGTGATGATTGTGGCGGGTGAACCAGAATTTTTCAACAACCGCCAAGATATAATTCTGAACCCACAGGTAATTATTGAGGTTTTGTCTAAATCTACCAAAGCCTATGACCGCGAGGATAAATTTGAGGCTTACCGCACAATTCCTACTTTCCAAGAATATCTGTTAATTGACCAAAACCGGATTCATGTAGAGCAATTCTCTAAAAGTGGCAAGAAGCGATGGACGTTGTGTGAGTATGACGAAGAAGATGTAGCGATCGCACTATCCTCAGTTCCTTTTGAAATTTCACTGCAAGATTTATACAACAAGGTGAAGTTTGAGGTTGTTGCGTCACAAGGGGAAAGTACTGATGCTGAGGGATTGGGGTAA